The genomic stretch AAAGtggaagaaaaacccaaactgtAGGACAAGACATCCAGGCTCCAATACACACTGATTAAGAGAAGGTgagatgaaaaattcaattttgtgCAATGCAACTCAACTTTTGTACTTGAGTTGATGGGCAGTTGCAGAGTGTTAATTTTCAAGGATATAACAGAGTTTACCCCAGTTCAATCCGGCCACTTGATGATACTCTTATCATATTGTATATCGGCCAGATTTGAACCTATGACCctttaataagattgaattactaataaaaaaaagggatttgAACCTAAGATCTGGCCTTACTCTACCTGAAAACTTTACCACTTGAGCTAAGGCCGAAGCACCTCTTGCCACTAACTGAAGTGCAGTGTCTTAAGATACACTACATAAATTATTTGGCCTGTTCCTATAAGCTGCTGACTGGAATAACTAGTTGCAAACAACGTAAGTTCTGAACAATGTTCTAAAGTCAGAAAACCTGCACATGTTATACCTGCTGGATTATCAGAACACATTACGGAAACAACTTATTTTGATCAAACAGCAATGGTAAGCTATACAATGTTTGATACATTCCCACTATAAGGTCGCCCCTCCCCCAACTTATTTCTAAGAAGTTGACATCACTCAATGCTGGTTCAATCTAAGTGGGGCCTGGGGAGTAGTTTGGATGTGGTCCTACCATTTTCTCATGAAGCAGCCATTCACACTGGAATGTGCACTTGCACTTGGCAGCCCATGACATTACCATTGCACCAGACAATGGCCCCTCTCCCCCAActtatttctttcataaaatCCAGCCATGACACAGAATTCCAACATAGATCTATCATATACAAGTTGTATTTTATTAAAACTTTCAACATTACAAAAGGTTTAACTCTCAATTGAGAGACCGATTGAGTTTTTACGACGACGTTTATGTTCCATAAAAATGTTATAGTTGCTATAGTAGAACCATAACACCAAAATTTTCGTGAAAGATGGCAAGTTGTAGTTGACCAACGTCAGAGAATCGAATGCATACCTGCTCTCTCATACTCCCCAAGATCAGTGAAACATTGGGCAGCAGAATCCACCATGCCTATGGTTTCAAATATGTCAGCAGCCTCCTTAAGGATCACGTTTGCCGCTTTAGGATTTGAATGGCGCATTTGGTCAGCAGAGGCTTGGAGGCCAGAAGCCTTAGACCTTCTTTCCCAATAAGTATCTCCAGCTCTCTCAAAGCACAATGTTGCCATTTCATAGCTATACTCACGATACAACtgcaagaaaaaagataaaagagtcAGACATCACCATTATTGTTTTAgacagttttatttttattttttgaaacgatctaaaaaaaaaaatgaacaatctTATTCCTTCACCAGGATTTGTTTTATGCAATAACCTCATATTTTCCATTCACAACTGGAGCAAAATATGATTCAATAATAGAGGGTCAAAATCAATGGCATAATATATAGTACTAACCTTGATGCCCCGCAACCTCCATTCCTCAGGGCAGCTGGCAACTTGCATTGCCTGAGCAAGTGAGTCATCCAGCTGTTCGACTTGGACAAGACGCTTTTTCATCCAATAGTCAAACATAGGTCTGCAGAATCCCTCTCCATTCTCACAGATCCACAACCTCTGCCTCGTACGAGTGACAGCCACATAAAGTTGCTTCAGTTCTGAGCACAAGACATGGTGTTTAGCATCATTGAAActtgggaaagagagagaagtggaGTTGGCTAAATCTTGTTCCtccatatatttatatatcaacCTCCACTGATTTTTCAGAGGTGATGAGCCAAAAAAGTTGTACAACAATACATCCTACATCAAGAGCAATATGGGGGTCACAAACAGGTAGAAAAATATGACAACTTCTGAAAAAGATACATTTTGAACAAATAAAGTGATCATCGTTAACATCTAACTTTTTCATTTACTGATACAGCAACAGACCTCTAACAAAAATGCGTTTAGACAAGAAGCTTGAAACTTTGAACTTTTGCAAGAAAATTGCCATATATGTACTTGAGAAAGTATTTTGCTACTGGAATCAGGCAAACATAACAAAGCCAGCATTTGAAATATGCAATCTCACTTAAAATGGTGATGAATCTGAACATATTAAAAAGGACCTTTCAAAATGATAGccgtattcataaaaaaattagcaaACAAGGCAAAAGAAAACTCCTCATGATAATCACCTCGATATAAACCAGTAAATTGAATAAGTAATTACACATTATAACCACCTGAAACTCAAGGCCCTTGCACTCCACAATAGTTAGAACAAGAGCTTGCTTCCCAACATATTTGGTAATTTCCTTCCGAACATGATCATCTCGTACCAATATTACCTGCTCTGCACCAAAGCCAACAAAACTCCTTCCAGCTTTTTGACTATTTCCAAAAATAGTACCGATTGTGTTTTGATTGTTCCCTGATCCAAGCAAGATTGGAGCTTCACCATATATAAGACTAGTCTCCGGCTGCAAAACATCAATAGATTGAGGAAAGAAATGATACAGAAGTTCAATAACACTCTGTGATAGTTTAAGAACCCCATCATGAGTACGGAAATTCTGGCTCAAATGGAAAATATCTgagattttctcttttcttttatcatgtCCACAGCTGTTAGATTCCGAGAGAAACTTTGTGTAGAACAGAGATCGAATATCCTGGAATCTAAAATTGATTCCCCTCGCAATTGTTTGTGCTGTGTCGCCAGAGAAAACAAAACCTTCTTCAACATTTTTGCAGATATATTTGAATAGTGCAATTTGGCTCAATGTGAGATCCTGCGCCTCATCCACATATACAAAATGAATTTCATCACCCTCATATCTTTCAACTCTCAATCGAAGATGAAGATCAATTACAACATCAGCCATATCAAAGTCACCATTTTTAACCttcattttttcataatttCTAAAGACTTCATATAttatctctctcttctgtctATTTAAACCGGACACTCGGCCCTCTGATAGTAAAACATAGTCTTTACCACTGAGTTTACCATCACCTGCTTCTAGAGCTTGTGGGCCACCTTTTATATGagaaataatctctgtaaaaaCTCTTGAAGAGTCAAGATTTTTAGTCAGCTGGTTATTGAAATGGGGCCAGTATGATGAACTAAACCTTTCATAATTAACTTCTTTCTTCCTTATAAATGTCTGTAAGGCAACAGATCCACCACGAACCTTGCCATGAGAATGTTTCCTTACTTCATGGAATCTTTCAAAGTATGAATTACCCACAGTTCCATCAAGCATTATCAGAAAATCATGAAATGTAATGACAAGAGGGTATGCCTCTGGTGGAACATCAACCAAAGTATCTGGGACATTCTTGAATTGAGTTgcatcatcaaaatcatcaatatCAATGCACCTTTTCAAGTGAGAAACATGTTGTTTGACAGCAGAACACAGTTTAGGACTGACTGTCACAAAAAGCTGGCGTAGTATGGTTTCCTCATTTTCTGAAACAGTCTCTTCAGCCTCCTTTTCCTGACTATGCACAGGTCTATAACTCTTGACACCAAAAAAAACATCTTTTGCCATATGGTGCAGTTTctctttttgaaataatttcatAGTCAAAACAGTTGTTTTCCCAGTACCTGACCGTCCAAGTATAAAGGTACTTCTAGGAAAAATGATCATCTCTAACTCTTGTTCAGTTACTTCAAATGGAAGATCCAATTCGCCACCATCATGATTAGAAAGCAAGTGGCCCGCTACACCTAAGGAGTAGAATTTCATCAGCATCAGACTCTCACTGACCTTTACATTCTCCACATAACTTCCACCATCAGAAGTAGAACCACTTAAATCGGTCCCATTTTCACTGCCATCATGTTTCTTAATCCTGACAATATCATAAGAATACGACCAACTCTTCGGAACTTCCAAATTCCTATGCAAACAgcgatgtaaaaaaaaaaaaaaaggtttaaaccAATTAGAACGTCAAACATAAAGAAGAGATGCTCATAAATTTAAAAGATCTAAATAAGGCATCcttgaagttttaaaatttagcaAAAAAATCTAATAGAAAGCAAAAGAACATACATACCCCTCAAGACATCTCTCTTTGCAGTGATTAATAAAGTCATCtgtatatttttcaaacatactATCAAGACGTTTGATTAATTTTGGAATACCCCCTGCAGGAAATATATCCCAGATCTTCAAAACTTGATAGTACCTACATTCCTTCGCCAAGTCACTCCAATCTTTTACTATGTCATTTGCACAAACAACATAATGACTTTTAACCTTAAATTGCTTTAAAATCTGTGAAGAACCTCCACAAATGTGATCTACATGCGGTCTCCAGCCACTGGAAAGTTTAACTAGAAGGTGTATCACTAATTTCTTTGTCTGTACACACTTCAGTTTTTGAAATGATTTCAAAAAGTTATCACTGAAAAGAACCTGTTGATATTGAATATAAAGGATTTAATAAGAAAGACTACATAACCAATTTAAGCAAGAATATTAAAATTGCCACTAATtgaagttagaaaaaaaaaatattttgaatgaaaagtaTAACTAGTGAACACCAAGTACCTTCCACCTAGCACTTCTGAAAGGTGTGCTATCCCCATTGAGCAAATTGTCAAATTGTTCCAACTCTTTCTTCACATCCAATATTGCTTTGTTCAAATCCTTATCTTCATCAGCATTAAAGAAACATTGACGTTTCTTAGCATCAAGGACTAAGGCTTCCCAAACAGATTTACTATGACAAAGTGTTCTTTCATTTCCTAAAATCCATAGACAGTGCCTGAAAGGCATTACAGGGGGCACTTATTATTTACGATACTCGTTAAAGGGAAGAAAAAGCAAACTTATCAAAAGAGTTTGGCATAAGTATTACCTAGCCCTTGTGAGAGCAGCATTAGTTCTCTGAGGATTTGATAGGAACCCAATCGATGCCCAACTATTAGATCTTACagttgatattattattatgtccTCTTCCCTTCCTTGGAACCCATCAACTGATTTAACCTTGACTGCAAACCCGTCAAGGTTATCATACTTCCGTCCAAGTTTCTCTTGAATTGCAACTACTTGGGCAGCATAAGGAGATATAACGCCAACACTGAGTTTCTGTTCTGAACCAACCCAAGCTGTATTCAGCAAAAGacaaaagagggaaaaaaaaaagttaattaaaggTTTAAGCCCTAGTTTCTCTATAACAATAGCAACCTTTTAAATTCAGGCCAAAGAGGGAAAAAATATGATACTTCAATTGAGTAACCTTTGCATAATTTCTGCAGTATTTTCATAACAACAGCAACCTCAACCATGTTCCTCGAACTACGCCCAACATCatccttctcttctcttccacctactatatttataaaagaatagGGACCAAACATTGGCCAGGAAAGATAGTGCTTTTCGTGgctttttcttttaacatttgGAGAATCTAAGATCTGTTTGtgataaaaatttgaatttgggAAGAAACTTATGGATGGATGCATTCGGTACTGTATATTGAGAAGATGCTTTGAGTGTCCCAATGAGCTCAATCTCTCAAATAAACTTCTCCCAAAGCCAGCTTTACCAGAAATCTGTGAAAAGAAACATAATagattttgaaagaatttttttttaagaaaaggaGTAACCAGTTTGCTCAACAACAAAGGGAGGTTTATGTAAGATAACCAAATAGCATTTACATACATTGCTTTCAACCATTGCTGGTAATTGGCACTCATCGCCAAAAAGAATAGCATGCCTCAAACCTGGAAGTTGCAATGGTATGGTCGACTCGCACTCCTTTAATTGTGCAGCTTCGTCAATAACCAGAATGCTCAATCGTTTCATTGCCACTGAGTGCAGCTTATAGGAACTTGAAGCAGTGCAAAAAAGTACGGAAGCTGTTTGAAGACAATATTCCTCTATTGACTGTTTGCTCATAATGCTTAGACGGTCAAGTACATTAAACGAGCCGTTGAGAGTTCTTAAAACAGACCTTAAAGTAGACAAGCACTCTTTTCTCCTTTGATACAACGGGAATGGCATATCCATAAATGACTCAGATATATCTGCAGCTAATTCCGAACACGAAAAAAGCTTCGCCACTACTTGAGATTCCACATTATCTTGAAACAGCAAGGTTTCAAAATACTTAAGCAGGCCAATAAGAGAGACCATGTTTTGGAAATTTCGTTCCAGAACATATTCTTTTGGTAAATGGGTACAAAATACGCGAATACAATTTTTGATTGATGATGACGTAGAAACAAATCTTTTCCTCAGAAAATCAAGAAATGAgttgatttcattttcattgtcgTGTTCTCTCTCTTTGAGAGATTCATTTTCCAAGAAGATGTTATACTGAGAAACACAATCTTCAAGAAGATCAATCATTGAAGCAAAACAATGCCTCCAACCAGTCAAAGGACTTAAGCAATCTGTAAGCTTTTTGACCCGATAATCCAAATGTATCTCTTCAATCTCTGAATCAAGTTGGAGCCGCTCCTTATTCCCAAATAAGAGAATATCTCCCAGTGGGAAAAACAAAGCATCAATCCCATTGTTTGTTTCAAAGGATTCTTTCACCAGCTTTAGGGTGCGAGAGGCCACTTCTGTGATTGCAGCATTCGTTGGGGCACAGGTAAGAGTCTTACATCCCATTCTTAAAAGGGTAAAGAGTAGTGTACTGatggtttttgttttccctGTACCCGGAGGACCCCATATAAGTTCTACAGGTGACTTGTGGTTGCAATGTATCTTATGGAGACATGCTAAAACTGCGTTGGTTTGCGATTCATTCAGTTCAGAAGTAACACTGGTCCGAAATTTCTCATCCCAGCTCCCACATCTCTGAGCACAGGGATCACCATTTTCCTCAATCTAGTGTACAacatcaagaaaagaaaatactcAAATTACGTCCCCAACAATTAATGTCATTAAAACAAATGAGTGTGGATAACccaaaacaaatttatattgttttttttttgttttgtttgtttgtttgtttgttttttgaatgaataaaattttccataCCACACAAAGAATACAATAAATCTTTCCAGCAAGAAAACCCTGCTGGAACACAAGTTGCTCAGAAACTTacaaaaaacaacagaaagCTATATAGACTATTCTCAATCTTCAGAGAAAAAGCCTAAAACAAACTCTAAAGCAACAAGGAAGCaatacaaacaaaatgaaacccCTCTAAACAACCTCCAGAAAACACCCCACAGAAGCTACAACAGGAAACTAAGAACCCAGGAAACAAACTCTAATCTGCAGAATACAGAAGCCACAGCAGCAACAACATGAACTACAAAAACAAGAATCTTCCAGAGACTACCAGCCAACCTCAAGCAAACAGCCAAGCCCTCAACATGACCAACCCAGCCAAACTCAAGCAGAAACCCAGCCAAGAATCTGAGAACACAGAAAGCCTCTAGACCAAAACACTGGAGGGAATTCCCCAGTTATTACAAAGTTTTTCAATATCTTCAGAAGCCTTAAACTTCCTTTTACCTTTTCCCACAATCCGAGTACTCACCTCCCAACAGATATTTTGCAAAATCTGTTCTTTAGTACATAACCGATTACCAAACTTCACATTATTTCTATGTCTCCAAATGTAATAAACAATAGAACCAGGCCAGCTTGCAAACAACACTTTCGAGGATCTTACCCCTCCAAACACTTGGCCTTTTTATCAAGACCTCTTCCCAAGCCgtagaaaaggaaataaatgaGCATTTTTGCATCACTTCCCTCCAAATCCTCTTGCTAAAACCACACTCAAAATACAAATGATCTCGACACTCAATTATGCTTCTACAAAAAAGGCACTTCTCTAGCCATTCTCCATTTCAGTAATCTGTTCCCCGTGGAGAGGCTATCTCAAACTACCAGCTATAAGAAGGAAGCATGTCTAGGAATAGCAAAAGAAACACAACTTTGGTTCTCATGGTGTGAGtgtatggaagcatattcgtcAAGGTTGGAGTTCCTTTGCCAAAGGTtgtcggtttgaggtgggggtgggttcgaaagttcgtttctggcatgatactTGGTGTGGGGAAACTCCGTTGAAGCAAGTCTTCCCTTCTCTGTTCAGCATTGCTAGACACAAAGAAGCGTGGGTGAAGGACAATTTAACTTGGAGGAGTGGGGTTATAGAGTGGAATGTCACTTTTGTGCGACATgttcaggattgggagatggatttggttgcTCCTTTTTTTGAGCGGTTGTACTCGTGCAAGATCTCTGTAGGTACGgtggatcgtatttgctgggcCTCGTCTAGGAAAGgtaagttcgaggttaagtcgctcttcaaggccttgtctaatTTTGGCCATGAgatgtttccttggaagagtatttggcgctcTAAGGTgcctttgagagtggctttttttgggtggtccGCGGCCcttggcaaaattttgactcatgataatctgcggaagaggaaccttgtggtggtggagtggtgttgtatgtgcaaaaagtcAGGAGAGTcagtagatcatcttcttctccattgcgaaacCGCAAGAGCTCTTTGGCACACTATTTTcagtcggtttgggttgcattgggttatgccttgcaGAGTAAGGGACTTGTTCTATTGCTGGTGGTTGGGAGGTCGTGCTCGAAGTGCGGTAatttggaagatgatccctctatgtctcatgtggtgtatatggattgaaagaaatgctaaatgttttgagaactctactaggactatagaggaactgactcatcttttcttctttactctttactcttggacagccgcttggctagctcctttagtaattagtttctctgatttcctctttcatttctctccctcttaggcgctctcttttatagttcccgtgtatatgggttgcgcctctctgcgcttttgatataaatttttacttatcaaaaaaaaaaaaaaatagcaaaagaaaaccaaattaGATTACTCCATTCTACCTTAGGCTGCTTTACCCATATACTTCCCAAGTATCTCTAGAAGAATATCTAAAGATCTTTGAAGGCAGCCACAAAGGGGTATCACTCACTCGAACTTTACAAAAGGCAAATGACTTTGAATGGCTACCAAAGCTTCAGATCTAGCATGCAGGCAGTTTCAATCTCTCACCCTAATCACACTTGACAACTTGGCATCTATCTGGCTTCTAGCATCATAAATAACCCTAAAaccatacttatcaaaaagaatacCATCCGGATGCAAAGCCTAAATCCATAAAGAAATAGTTCCAACCCCAATTTGgaactttaaaaaattcttagCTATATCATGAagctttaaaatttttctctaGCTCTAAGTCGAGTCTTGGGGGACTTTGAGGAGCCAAAAACATCTGCCCCTAATcaaattaacattgacccatgCCATCCAAAGGGATCTGGATCTAGTAAAAAACGACCAAATATGTCATAAAATGGCTGCCCTATTCTAATCCCCTTAGCGATGCCGCTCGTGACAAGAGGCTCCTTTGAGAGCTGAATTCCAAGAGTTCCAGCTGAAGGGGTGTTTGGTAGGGACGTTGGATCAGATCGAAGGGGTGGAGGACATAGAGGCGCTGGTTGTAGAGGTGCAGGTTTTAGAGGCTACAAGCCAGCGCTGCGCTGGCTTTATGGGGAATGTCTATGGAGGCGCTGGTTATGGGGATGCTTATGGAGTGCGTCATGATTACAAAAGGGAAGAATCCCACGAATACTGAATGAAGATTGATCTTCTGTTCAATAAATGGGCATCTTCACATCGAAGATTTCCTAGATTGGGTGATGGAGGTAGAGCCATTCTTGGATTACATGAATATTCCAGAGGATTGAAAGGTGAAGTTGGTGGCTTACAAGTTCAAGGGTGGAGCCTCAGCTTGGTGGGAACAATTACAGATCTCACGTGCTGGGAAGGGAAAGGGGCCCGTGACATCATGGTTTAAGATGAAGCGGCTACTCAAGGCATGGTTCTTACAGCCAGATTTTGAGCAAAGTATTTTTTAGCAATATCGGGAGTGCCGCAAAGGAGTTTGCACAGTACAAATGACTTCTATTGATTATCCGCCCATAATGATCTCATGGAGACAGAAGCACAACAAGTCGCAAGGTTTATTGGAGGATTGCGCTTAGCAATCCAAGACAAAGTCTTTATGCATCCTGTCTTCACCTTGGCTGAGGCAATGAGCTTGGCAACCCGAGCAGAGAAGCAACTAGAGAGGCCTAGAGCACCAACTTGGGGGGTGAAATTTGAGTGATTCGACGCGATCTGCATAGGGGAGGGGAAAACAAGCCCTAATCCCGACCATCGCGCCTAGTCAATCAATCACTCCAACGGGAAAAGGAGTCAACAACAGCTCAAACATCCCAAGGTAAACAGTGAACATATACCCATCCAATAATTTGTATGCATGGCCCGGTCCAGACAAGAGTTTCAAATGCAACCAATAGGGACATAGGTCACATTAATGTCCCCGGAGGCAGATGGTGAACTTGATCGAACCCGAGCCAGAAGGAGCTGAGAATAGAGAGATTGGAGCAACCGAGGATGATACACCCGATTATGAGGAGGAAGAGTTGGCCAAAGCTGATTAGGGAATCCCATTTTCCTAATCCTTGGTAATTCAGCGCTTACTCCTGATCTCGAACAAGTGGATCAATCTCAGAGAAGCAAGATCTTTCGCACTCGTTACATGGCCAACCGAAGGGTATGTGATGTGATCATTGACGATGGTAGAGGGGAGAATGTAGTGTCTAAGGAGATAGTTATGAAGCTGGGGTAAAGACCGAGAAGCACCCTTCACCATACTAGATCGGCTGGATCAAGTGGGAAACTGAGACACAAGTGACTGAGAGATGCCATTTTACGTTTCCAATTGGTAAACATTACTCGAACTCGATTTTATGTGATGTGGTGGAGATGAACGCATGCCACATAATTTTGGGAAGACTATGGCAATTTGACGTAGATGCCCGGCACAAGGGGAGGGATAACGTTTGCATTATCTTCGGGGACGGTCATAAGATAACCATTCATCCCTTACAAGAATCAATGGTTGGTAATCCTACCCATTTCGAGAGTAAACAGGTCCTTTTGTCCACTGGACCAGAATTCCTAGAAGAAGTTAAGGAAGCATGAGACATCATAGCATTGGTGACCAAGGGAACCACACTGTCCACCGCAAAAGAAGTTCCCGAGATGATGTGACCGATGTTAGAAGAATTCTGAGACATCATGCCTGAAGAGATGCCAGAGGGATTGCTGCCCATGAGAGACATTCAGCATTATATTGACTTAGTGCTCGGAGCAAGTCTCCCTAACATTCCACATTACCGAATGAGACCAAAGGAGAATGCTATTCTGCAAGAGCAAGTAGAGGGGTTAATTCGGAAGGGACACTTGCGAGAGAGTATGAGTCCATGCACAGTATTAGCCTTACTAGtacaaaagaaagatgaaagttGGCGGATTTGCATGGATAATAGAGCGATAAACAAGATCCCGATCAAGTACTGGTTTCCTATTCCTCGAATAGGTGATATGTTTAATATGCTGTCGGGGGCCAAGGTCATTTCGAAGATCGATCTAAGGAGTGGCTATCACCAAATTCGTATACGACCGAGAGATGAATGGAAGACTGCATTCAAAACAAAGGAAGGGCTTTACGAGTGGATGATGATGCTTTTCAAACTATTGAATGCACCAAGCACTTTCATGTGACTCATGAACCAGGTACATAAATCTTTTATCGAGAAATTTGTCGTTGTCAATTTTGATGATATTCTTATCTATAGTCGCAACCCGATGGATCACATGGATCATGTGAGGAAAGTGTTGGAAACCCTTTATGACAACAAGTTGTACATCAACTTGAAGAAGTGCAGTTTCATGATGAACAAACTACTCTTCCTCGGATTTGTAGTCAGTATCGATGAAATCGGAGTGGATGAAGAGAATGTGAGAGCAATCCGAGAATGGCCAACGCCCAAATCCATGGGAGAAGTGAGAGGTTTTCACGAGTTAGCAACCTTCTATAAGAGGTTCGTTTGAAATTTCAGCAGCATTATGACACCAATCACCGAGTTcatgaagaaggaaaaattcaaTTGGGGTGACAAAGCTGTGCGAAGTTTCTCAATCATCAAAGAGAAGCTATGCATAGCGCTTGTAGTTGCTTTACCCGACTTTGACAAGCTGTTCGAACAAAAGCTTGTGGAATTTTTGTGAAAAACTTGGAGAAGCAAGACAAAAGTGGTCTACATACGAATTGGAACTCCATGCTATACTAAGAGTACTCATGGTATGGCAGCACTATCTAATTTAGAGAGAGTTCACTTTATACGCAGACTATCAGCCATTAAAGTTCATCAATAGTTAGAAAAATTTGAATCGGATGCTTGCTCAATAGGTTTCTTATATCCAAAGGTTCACATTTACCCCGAAGCACAAGTCGGGAAATGAATTGGATAGCCGACGCCTTAAGTCGCTGACCCACATTACTAATTACTATGAAGGTTGAAGTAACGGGATTTGAGTGTCTAAAGGAGTTATATAGGCAAATGAAGATTTTGGCGAGGCCTCGAGACGTTGCAAGGCGAGGCAAGGAAGTCCTGAGATGCATATTCAAGAGTGGTATCTATTATGAGGGAATCAACTTTGCATCCCACGGAGTTCTTTAAGGGAACAAATCATATGGGAACTACA from Corylus avellana chromosome ca1, CavTom2PMs-1.0 encodes the following:
- the LOC132176609 gene encoding uncharacterized protein LOC132176609 is translated as MVSLIGLLKYFETLLFQDNVESQVVAKLFSCSELAADISESFMDMPFPLYQRRKECLSTLRSVLRTLNGSFNVLDRLSIMSKQSIEEYCLQTASVLFCTASSSYKLHSVAMKRLSILVIDEAAQLKECESTIPLQLPGLRHAILFGDECQLPAMVESNISGKAGFGRSLFERLSSLGHSKHLLNIQYRMHPSISFFPNSNFYHKQILDSPNVKRKSHEKHYLSWPMFGPYSFINIVGGREEKDDVGRSSRNMVEVAVVMKILQKLCKAWVGSEQKLSVGVISPYAAQVVAIQEKLGRKYDNLDGFAVKVKSVDGFQGREEDIIIISTVRSNSWASIGFLSNPQRTNAALTRARHCLWILGNERTLCHSKSVWEALVLDAKKRQCFFNADEDKDLNKAILDVKKELEQFDNLLNGDSTPFRSARWKVLFSDNFLKSFQKLKCVQTKKLVIHLLVKLSSGWRPHVDHICGGSSQILKQFKVKSHYVVCANDIVKDWSDLAKECRYYQVLKIWDIFPAGGIPKLIKRLDSMFEKYTDDFINHCKERCLEGNLEVPKSWSYSYDIVRIKKHDGSENGTDLSGSTSDGGSYVENVKVSESLMLMKFYSLGVAGHLLSNHDGGELDLPFEVTEQELEMIIFPRSTFILGRSGTGKTTVLTMKLFQKEKLHHMAKDVFFGVKSYRPVHSQEKEAEETVSENEETILRQLFVTVSPKLCSAVKQHVSHLKRCIDIDDFDDATQFKNVPDTLVDVPPEAYPLVITFHDFLIMLDGTVGNSYFERFHEVRKHSHGKVRGGSVALQTFIRKKEVNYERFSSSYWPHFNNQLTKNLDSSRVFTEIISHIKGGPQALEAGDGKLSGKDYVLLSEGRVSGLNRQKREIIYEVFRNYEKMKVKNGDFDMADVVIDLHLRLRVERYEGDEIHFVYVDEAQDLTLSQIALFKYICKNVEEGFVFSGDTAQTIARGINFRFQDIRSLFYTKFLSESNSCGHDKRKEKISDIFHLSQNFRTHDGVLKLSQSVIELLYHFFPQSIDVLQPETSLIYGEAPILLGSGNNQNTIGTIFGNSQKAGRSFVGFGAEQVILVRDDHVRKEITKYVGKQALVLTIVECKGLEFQDVLLYNFFGSSPLKNQWRLIYKYMEEQDLANSTSLSFPSFNDAKHHVLCSELKQLYVAVTRTRQRLWICENGEGFCRPMFDYWMKKRLVQVEQLDDSLAQAMQVASCPEEWRLRGIKLYREYSYEMATLCFERAGDTYWERRSKASGLQASADQMRHSNPKAANVILKEAADIFETIGMVDSAAQCFTDLGEYERAGRLYLEQCGESELKRAGECFSLAGCYELAADVYARGYFFSDC